CCGGGCCCGCAGAAACAACAACTGGCAGGAAATTCAATTTGAAGATATTTATAGGGAGATGTTCTTATCATTCGAATTTGACGTGAATACAGAGCTGCTGATGAATGAAGAGATGCGTATTGAAGCGGAACAAATTTGTGCGATTCCGGGCATTCCTTATACCCTGGACCGGGTAAGGGAGCAATATGGAAACGTTATTTTTGTGTCGGACATGTATCTTCCGCACTCCTTCCTTGAAAATCACATAAAAGAACTTGGTATTTGGAAACCGGGAGATACGTTGTATCTCTCTTCGGAATATGGTCTTCAGAAAAGGCACGGTCTTTTCAAGGTGGTTATGGAAAAAGAGAACCTCACTCCGTCTGAACTGTTTCATTTTGGTGATTCTCCCCTCCATGATGTGGACTCTGCAAAACGGGAATCTATCGGGGTTCAGCACTGCAAATACGCACTTGAAAACCGATCTGAAAAAATTTTGAACGACCACTCATTTCAAACGGAGGGATATACATCGATCATGGCGGGGTGTTCACGCATCGTGCGGCTGAAAGGGAATGGGCTTAGTAATTTAAAGAAAACGGCCTGGGATACCGGCGCGAGCGTTACGGGGCCGCTCGTATTCTTGTTTGCTCAGTGGATCATAGAGCAGGCAGAGCAGAAAAAAATCAAAGAGCTCTGTTTTTTAGCACGGGATGCATATTTCCCTTACAAAGCCGTAAAGCTTTTGCTTGAAAAACAACCGGATATCGATCTTAATATCCGGTATGTATATGGAAGCCGGTTTACATACAATCCGTTGAATATTAATGAATTGAGCCCGGATGAGTGGGAAAGCCTGACAAACGTCTCAGGATATAAATATAGTACTCTTCATGATCTTCAGGCTGCACTTTACTGCGAAAAAGAAAGCTTTCTGCACTACATGAAGCAGCTGGGATTTAATGAGAGTGATTGGGATCGGGTTCTTGCGGACGATGAGCTGGAAAAGATAAAAAATCATGCAATTTCAGATCCTGCGTTTAACAACGAGATAGTGCAGGGTGTAAAAGATTTTCAAAAATTGACCCTTGAACATTTTAAAGATGGAGAAAAAGAAAGCGGCTCCGTTGCGCTGATTGATGCCGGGTGGACCACAAATTCGCACGCACCTTTTTATGATTTTATTAAAAAGTCGGGGTATGATAAAGTAAGGTTCTTCTATATTGGGCTAACCGCTAAGAAAACCAAAATTCCGGCGGATGTAGTGGACACTTTTATCTTTAACAACTCAGTTAACCGAGGTATAAACCGGCAAAATGTTTATTATAACCGGCCGGTTGAAACTCTGCTAATGGCGAATCACGGCAGGACACGCTCTTTTGTGAAAAAGAACGGATCGGTAGAAGCGGTACTGGACCCGCCTGAAAACAGAGAGTTTATAGAAGGGTATTTCGAACAGTACGAAAAAGGGATAATGGCATTTTTAGAAGAAATGGTCCCGCACTTCGAACGCAGCACACCTTTTCACGATCACAGGAGTGCAGCGGAAGAATTGATCACCCGCTTCTGGAGAAAACCTACGAAAGACGAAGCACAGCTGTGGTCAAAACTGGATTGGGAGTATGATCCTCTCGGTACTAAAACCTACCCGCTGGCAAGCCCTTATCGTTATACGGATGCATGGAAAACGTTTAAAGAGGGCAAGTTACCGGAGAGCTATAGCCAGTTCTGGAGCGGCGGGGCCGAACAAATCACCCCGTCAAATGAGTTGTTTGTAATGAGAAAAGCCGTTTCAGCCAGGAATTTTGTTAACAGAGTGGCGGATAAATTGCCTGGGACAGTGAAAGATGTGATGATCAGGCCAGCTGCAAGGTTCCTTAAAAATTGAAAATCACAGGAGAAAACCTAAGCTGATAATTTTGTGTGGCTAAAACCCAAAACGAACGGGGACCTTTCTGGTAGTGGTAAACAGGATCATTCGCTATATACTTCAGTTCGATTCTTGAATTATGGATAAAAATCCCCCTTTTTAGAGACTGTAAGAAAATACCTTGTCAAATAATTGGTGCCTTTAATTTTTTAACCGCAAGGGGCGCAAACAGCCGCGGAGGTTATTTATTCATATTTTTTTCTACATATAGCGACCTGGTCGGTGTATTTTTTTAGGTTATAATAATATCATACATCATTGAAATTTAACCAGTACCGTTCCAGGTCATCCTTCGAAATCTGAATTCAATAAAATAAAATTTGGATAAAGATGGTTTGGTCGCCTTGCAGAGGTACGGACATATCGCACCTACGGCGCTCCCATTTTTCATGCCCGCTCGTAACCCAAGGCCACTGCTGCGCAGTGAACTTGGGCTACGGATATGCCGCACCTAAGGTGCTTGGTTTTTAGCCTTCAACACAGATGTATTCATATCCGTTTATTAGACTCAAAATCGTTCACATTATTTTGAGGGTCAGATTTTTCGTTACAATGAATGGTGATAATCTTTTCAGGGGGTGTAACCAGCCCCATTTAGGGGCGGCATATCCGTAGCCCCAGAGGTTCACAAAGTGAATCTCTGGGGTGCAAGGAAACCGAATATTAAAGAAGCACCATAGGTGCGGCATCATTCGAGTTCTGAATTTATTTTCAATCGTAAATTTCAACCAAATAGTACGACTCGAACTCAATAGAATAAATTTAGGAAAAAATGGGTTGGTCGCCTTGCAGAGGTATGGATATATCGCACCTACGGCGCTCCCATTTTTCATGCCCGCTCATACCCGCATTTTCCGGAATAATTGGAAAAGATTATTAATCTAACTGAGGTTGATATAAATAATCTAATCACTTAG
The DNA window shown above is from Rhodohalobacter sp. SW132 and carries:
- a CDS encoding HAD hydrolase-like protein, which codes for MPLNIDEFLSNPRHKRLTFDLFDTLIFRKSGGHRSIFLLFGKELYRKGLISISPERFARQRDLFETRARRNNNWQEIQFEDIYREMFLSFEFDVNTELLMNEEMRIEAEQICAIPGIPYTLDRVREQYGNVIFVSDMYLPHSFLENHIKELGIWKPGDTLYLSSEYGLQKRHGLFKVVMEKENLTPSELFHFGDSPLHDVDSAKRESIGVQHCKYALENRSEKILNDHSFQTEGYTSIMAGCSRIVRLKGNGLSNLKKTAWDTGASVTGPLVFLFAQWIIEQAEQKKIKELCFLARDAYFPYKAVKLLLEKQPDIDLNIRYVYGSRFTYNPLNINELSPDEWESLTNVSGYKYSTLHDLQAALYCEKESFLHYMKQLGFNESDWDRVLADDELEKIKNHAISDPAFNNEIVQGVKDFQKLTLEHFKDGEKESGSVALIDAGWTTNSHAPFYDFIKKSGYDKVRFFYIGLTAKKTKIPADVVDTFIFNNSVNRGINRQNVYYNRPVETLLMANHGRTRSFVKKNGSVEAVLDPPENREFIEGYFEQYEKGIMAFLEEMVPHFERSTPFHDHRSAAEELITRFWRKPTKDEAQLWSKLDWEYDPLGTKTYPLASPYRYTDAWKTFKEGKLPESYSQFWSGGAEQITPSNELFVMRKAVSARNFVNRVADKLPGTVKDVMIRPAARFLKN